In Amia ocellicauda isolate fAmiCal2 chromosome 5, fAmiCal2.hap1, whole genome shotgun sequence, a genomic segment contains:
- the tspan12 gene encoding tetraspanin-12 isoform X2, whose amino-acid sequence MAREDSVKCLRCLLYALNLLFWVMSICVLGVAAWLRDYLNNVLTLTADTRLEEAVILTYSPVVHPMMIAVCCFLIMVGMLGYCGTIKGNLLLLSWYFGSLLVMFCVELASGVWTYEQEHTTPVQRSDMISLKSRMPNYGLSRYQWLTHAWNFLQTEGCGPKIYSFIRGTKQLQALRFLGVSIGVSQILAMILTITLLWALYYGRRPPRTGHMLTSSSDPSRHLACPSQEPLKPSPARTSELRAAADNTHTQFEMEQL is encoded by the exons ATGGCCAGGGAAGACTCGGTGAAGTGTCTGCGCTGCTTGCTCTATGCACTCAATTTGCTCTTCTGG GTGATGTCAATCTGTGTGTTAGGAGTGGCTGCCTGGCTCAGGGATTACCTTAACAATGTTCTAACATTAACTGCTGACACCAG GCTGGAGGAAGCAGTGATTCTGACATATTCCCCAGTGGTGCATCCAATGATgattgctgtgtgctgttttctAATCATGGTGGGAATGCTGGGATACTGTGGAACTATAAAAGGcaatctgctgctgctgtcatGG TACTTTGGCAGTTTGTTGGTGATGTTCTGCGTGGAGCTGGCCAGTGGGGTGTGGACATATGAGCAGGAACATACA ACTCCGGTACAACGCTCTGACATGATCAGTTTAAAATCAAGGATGCCCAATTATGGACTGAGTCGGTACCAGTGGCTAACCCACGCCTGGAATTTCCTGCAGACAGAG GGGTGCGGCCCAAAAATATACAGTTTCATAAGAGGCACGAAGCAGCTGCAGGCCCTGCGGTTCCTGGGCGTGTCCATTGGGGTGTCCCAGATCCTCGCCATGATCCTCACCATCACCCTGCTCTGGGCGCTCTACTATGGCAGGAGACCTCCCAGGACCGGTCACATGCTGACCTCCAGCAGCGACCCGTCGCGGCACCTGGCCTGTCCGTCACAAGAGCCCCTGAAACCCAGCCCAGCCAGGACCTCGGAGCTGCGCGCTGCTGCAGacaacacccacacacagtTTGAGATGGAGCAgctataa
- the tspan12 gene encoding tetraspanin-12 isoform X1: MAREDSVKCLRCLLYALNLLFWVMSICVLGVAAWLRDYLNNVLTLTADTRLEEAVILTYSPVVHPMMIAVCCFLIMVGMLGYCGTIKGNLLLLSWYFGSLLVMFCVELASGVWTYEQEHTTPVQRSDMISLKSRMPNYGLSRYQWLTHAWNFLQTEFQCCGVIYFTDWLEMTEMEWPPDSCCTKKYPGCAKQAHYEDLSDLHQEGCGPKIYSFIRGTKQLQALRFLGVSIGVSQILAMILTITLLWALYYGRRPPRTGHMLTSSSDPSRHLACPSQEPLKPSPARTSELRAAADNTHTQFEMEQL, encoded by the exons ATGGCCAGGGAAGACTCGGTGAAGTGTCTGCGCTGCTTGCTCTATGCACTCAATTTGCTCTTCTGG GTGATGTCAATCTGTGTGTTAGGAGTGGCTGCCTGGCTCAGGGATTACCTTAACAATGTTCTAACATTAACTGCTGACACCAG GCTGGAGGAAGCAGTGATTCTGACATATTCCCCAGTGGTGCATCCAATGATgattgctgtgtgctgttttctAATCATGGTGGGAATGCTGGGATACTGTGGAACTATAAAAGGcaatctgctgctgctgtcatGG TACTTTGGCAGTTTGTTGGTGATGTTCTGCGTGGAGCTGGCCAGTGGGGTGTGGACATATGAGCAGGAACATACA ACTCCGGTACAACGCTCTGACATGATCAGTTTAAAATCAAGGATGCCCAATTATGGACTGAGTCGGTACCAGTGGCTAACCCACGCCTGGAATTTCCTGCAGACAGAG TTCCAGTGTTGTGGAGTCATTTATTTCACCGATTGGCTGGAGATGACCGAGATGGAGTGGCCGCCCGACTCCTGCTGTACTAAGAAATATCCTGGCTGTGCGAAACAGGCTCACTATGAAGATCTGAGCGACCTACACCAAGAG GGGTGCGGCCCAAAAATATACAGTTTCATAAGAGGCACGAAGCAGCTGCAGGCCCTGCGGTTCCTGGGCGTGTCCATTGGGGTGTCCCAGATCCTCGCCATGATCCTCACCATCACCCTGCTCTGGGCGCTCTACTATGGCAGGAGACCTCCCAGGACCGGTCACATGCTGACCTCCAGCAGCGACCCGTCGCGGCACCTGGCCTGTCCGTCACAAGAGCCCCTGAAACCCAGCCCAGCCAGGACCTCGGAGCTGCGCGCTGCTGCAGacaacacccacacacagtTTGAGATGGAGCAgctataa